Genomic window (Euleptes europaea isolate rEulEur1 chromosome 8, rEulEur1.hap1, whole genome shotgun sequence):
ttctccaggtcacagttcaccattccaaaccaccactcttaaccactacatcacgctggctatgCAATCTTATTTGTCATCTTCCCAAGGACCCATGAGCTGGGTAATTACTAATTCTATTTCCCCCCATAGCCTGGGATGAAAACATCATTGGTGACTATTTGAAGAAATATGTGCCTGTTCAATATGACTAACAGATGTCAATCACTTATGTATGGTGTGAAATAAATAAGGGGAAGCTGAGAGACAAagagatttgcccaaggtcattcagtgacCCTGTTTCTGAGCTGGAATCTCATCTCAGACCCACTTCCAATGTATTATGCACTGAAGCATGAAACTCACAGACCCCAAGGCATGTGGAATGTTTCTCCAGGTATATTTCCTCCCTGGCTCTCAACACCCTGCCTGTACCCCATTTTCCTTAAACCCTaagaacacataagaacataaaagcccaaTGAGATCAGATAGAAGGTAATCTAGTGCAGCATTCTATTCTAACAGTGGCTGCCAGATGACTCCAGAAAGTATTGATGGAACTTAATGTCACGAGATGTGATGATGAACACTGTCTTAGATTAATTTTAGAGAGGGCTGGACAGATTTAGGGAGGACAGGCCTGTTGTTGGCTATTGGCTATGGCAGCTGAATAGGACCTCCAGGGTCAGAGGCATTTTGCCtccaggttgctggactagatgggctacTGATCTAAAGTTTGGCTGCTCGTCCCACAAGCATGAAGGCACCAGTCATTCCTAGGCCCCCTACAAACTGACTAAGATATACAGATCCTCTAAACATGAAGGTTCCATGTATTCTCCATTAATAAACTGCTCTTCCATGAGTTTGTCTCAATGTTGTAAAAGCCATCTAAGCAAATGGCCGTCACTCCATCCTGCAGCAGTGAATTTCCCAGCTTAATGGGAAGTGCTTTTGCCCTTCTACTTTTTTGCTTTTCTCAGAATCCTGCTTCTCAGGCATTTAACTCTGTGccctccaaacctcaccctctgtcCTCCTCTTTTCTTACAAACAGGGCAGTCCTTCCGTCCCTAGACCATGTTTTCCCACAGCCCCACttgcccatttcccccttccatctGTTGTTCCTTCAGGCCAGTACCTCAGTTCCTTGCTGTAGCCATTGCCTACCCTACTCCTCCCTGTATTAGGGAAGCCCTCCCATTAGCCTTCCTTGGGCCCACTTCCTAATCCTCAGTCTCGATGCACACGTATGCCAcatgagcctggccttggccagggagagtGGGTTAGAAATTTTTAAATACCGGTAAATAAAAAATACAGCTGTTCCCATCTCCAAAATGACTTGTTACTTCTCTCACAGATTCTGCATTGTTTGTAAAAATGTGTGCAGTTCAGACATTTACTCCAACCTTCCTAAATATCACATGCTATCACACTAGTCAGCCAATGACAGGGTACTTGCACGCttttttaaatgcaagagaaCAACAGTATGTAAAAGTAGTTACATAAAGGTACGATTGTATAAGTAAAGTAGATGTTACAGGGAAAGAAAGGGTTATACATATGTACAGTAAATCGCTTAGGTAAAAGTCCATTAAGTAAAAACATATGAAATAACTAAACAGGACTGGAAAAAGAGGGGATAGTGAACGGAATATATATGTTCACTGTTAAGGAATGCAGACAAAGGAAGCTGACGGAGAAAGCTGAGCAACTGCTTGCAAGGCTTTACTGGAGAGGTCCAAAGGAATACAGGAATGTTAAAAACCACATTAAAAATCCAGGATGGGTATGGAAAAATATGAAAATGGAGACTACAAATAACCTATTTATAACTGCACAAAGGATATTCAGTAAGCAAATTCAAACTGAATTGCATTCTCCCATTAAGAAATTCCAGgatttataaaaagaaaagaaattcagaATCTTCAAAGAATATTTATTTGTATGCAAAATAGTGTTGCTGAATAAATAACCAAGGAAGTTCTCAGAAAGTTATGCCAGAATCAAATAATTCATGTAAATAAAGCAGACTGGGTGGGGGGATCTTGAAAACAATAGGTTTGGGATTGCAACCAACCATGTAGGGCCCTAAGAAAAATTACAAAAaccacataataccttttattaggaccaatcaaAACGCAAAAGTGTGCAAACATTCAAACTCACCAAGACTCTTTATCATagctgtacatttttttaaaaaaggaacaggaaggagagagaaaaagatcttTTAGGCCCTTATCTAAAGGTCTCTTGTATCTATTTGGTATAAAATGTCTTGCagattgtgtatgtaaagtgccgttaagtcgcagcagacttatggtgaccccttttgggggttttcatggcaagagactaacagaggtggtttgccagtgccttcctctgcacagcaaccttggtattccttgatgatctcccatccaaatactaaccagggctgaccctgcttagcttctgagatctgatgagatcaggctagcctgggccatccaggtcaggatgtctTGCAGATTACAACCGAGTAAATGGTATTTTTACACCTCTAATTTTGCACCTCTAATtttgggaagaaaaaggggaaacagCAGCCTACATCTGAGAATAAGAAACCAGCAGATGATCAGCCACAGCTTGAATAGCCCAAACTAGCTCAAACCCATCAGAAgttggaagctacgcagggtcagccatggttagtacttggatgagagaccaccaagaaaacctaggttgctatgcagaggacagcaaaaacagacttaaaaaaatctgtgctcctattttgccttgaaaaccccatgaggggttgacCATAAAtttgttgcaacttgacagcatttcattattattattggttgACCAGCTGTCTAACTAAACATGTGCCCAAATGTCTGACTAAACCATAGCTGTGCTGCTGTAGATTAAGCAGCTCAGTGTCTTGCAAAGTGGAGAAAAGACTACTTTACCAAAGAACAGGTGACTGATTACAAGGGACTTATTGCTAAAACCAAGTCATTACTTAGTTGAAATAAGTAGGGGGCTTGTGGCAGTTTAAAGGTTAACTagattttattctagcataaaatTTCATGGATTAGACATATACATCTGTGTCACTAGGCAGACATATAAATGAGGTTATGatgaaaaaaatgtaaacataaaaGTCAAAAGATGCAAGAAGCAGAGTGTGAAAAAAGTACAGACAACATTTACAACAGCAGCAGATCTCTCTAATTTTACTACAATAGTTAACACCTGTGATAGCTGAGGAATCCCAAACCCTAGGGAGATGGTGTCAAACTTCttgatgaattctaattcagtTGTTTGCTAGTACTTTCTTTTGCTAGATAACGGGTGACTTTCAGATCTGTAACAAATGTGCCCTTTGTTGTGTTTTACAGTTTTTTTCTTCATAATCTCAAATATATAGTTCTGGCTAGACTAATATAGCTGTTTTCTTGATTAAGGGCATACGTATGTAAATTATATGTTCAGGCAGAAAAGGAGCGATCCTTGTTCGTTGCTGCTAGAACACAAAGAATAGAAGGCAATTCCAGGGAACGACAGGGCTAAAAAAGTAGCAGTAGCTCCAAACAGGAAGTATCACTTTAAAATGatactttaaaatgtttaaagGGTGTTTGTGCACTATTGGCACTCATAGAGCTAATAAAATACAGAGATGCATGGTTATATACACCATACACACAAAAATACAAATTTTTAAAGCACGCTAGTAACAAGTCTAACAGAAAAAGGCATTTTATAAATAATCTCACCACTATCACTCACATTATAAATAATCTCACCACCActgcaagccaaaaaaaaaaaaagtcttactcTCTCTTGCGATTTCTGTTGAAGAAACCTGCCCATTCAGAACAGGTCTTTTTACTTCCCACCCAGAATACTGGAGATATGCCAACAATTAAGGTCATCAGATATTTCATCAGAAACAAAATTATTTCTGGCCTCTTTAACATCTTCACCTGGAAAACAATAACCATTCTGTGAGAATACAATAGACAAATGGTTTCCTTGCTTTACATTTCAGAGTACAAAACCAATAGTGCAACAACACTCTTTAGCTTGACACCAGCTCTGCTGCATTACACAATTATTTTCATCTGCCTTATAAAAAGGATCTGTTCACTCAGTGAGGATCCTTTCCTCCAGCAGGAGTCATTCACAGATGCTCTTCTGATCATCCTGAGCCAGGAAAAGACTCCTTCTGCCACAGGAAAGTGATCCAGCTAGTGGAAGAGATCTAGAGTATCCAGCTCTGGGGATTTTTCCCCAATGCACCACTACAGCTACCTACAACTGTAGACATTTTGGAGTTTTATACATCATGCACATTCTGGAGTATGTGtgtccacacacaaacacagatttACTTTTCCTAGGAGACAGCTATCTGATAACAAAATACATACCCCGACCCCAAAGGGCCTTAGCAGCCCAGAGGAGCATTTCACAATCACCTCTTTCAGAGTCAAGTGGCATATGATGCACAACACAGTAATACCACATTTGTTGCCAATAAACAAAGCTCTAGAACTGTGCACACACAATATTAATATACCTTAAACATCTCAGTTATTGAAGCATAAACTCTGCAAGTAGTTTGCCCTTACCTGATAAGGACAGGGTATATGGAATTCATCACAGTGATCAGCGACCCATGTAGTTTCCCAGATCTTCCTGTACACCTGCTCGTAGATGTAACATCCTAAGAGCATCACAAGCGGTACGAGATACAAGCCACTGAAGACACCAATTCTAATCATGAATTTCTTTAGCTTTTCTTGATTCCTGCCATCATTTTGAATGACCTGCCGTACATGATTTAGGGAAATTATGCCAGCTAAGAGGAGAGACAGACCAACAATGACACAAAGGCACAGAGGCAGCAGGACAAAGTATCGGGAAGCATCCAAGtcatagagaccaacaaaacaAACGCCACTGATATTGTCACCTTCCACTTTGTTCATGGCAAGAAGCATGATGGTGAGAAAACCAGGCATGCCCCAGGCAATCGCATGAAACCACATTGCTTTTTGTTCAATAGCTTCACAGCTCCATTTGCGTCCAGCAGCTAGGAACCAAGTAACTGTGAGGATCACCCACCAAACAGTTCCTGCCATAGTGAAGAAATACAAAGCCATAAAAACAATTGTGCAACCCTTGTTCTGAGAACCAAGAACAACCGTTTCACCAGTTCGTAGTTTTTCATCTCCCTTGCTGCAGGCCGTTCGATTACCTAGGACAAACCCAAGGAAGTATACCAGAGACACTATGCTACAACAAACAGAATAATATATTATTGGCCTCTCTGGATACCTGAACCGTTTAACGTCTATCAAAAATGTTAGGAATGTGAACAGAGTGGCACAAAGGCAAAAAATTGAAACTATCCCAATGAAGCTTTTGGCAACATCTAGCTCATGATCACTGAAGTACATATTGGGACATGGGGGTGCACAATGATCAATTCCCAAAAATTTGTAGCCTTGTCCACTGGAAGTCTGGAGGTGTCGTGGACACCAAAAACCATAGTCCCTTCTAGGCTGTCCTGGAGTCTTCCGAGTGTCAGGTGTCCTCACAGTTGGAGAAGCACTGACAGGAACAGTTTCATCACAATCCTTCAACCTAGAAAGTTAAGAGAAAAATTCAGAAATGCCATGGACTTGACCCATGGGCATCATTTACTGTTATTTCTCCTCGTGTCTTAAAACAGATTCTTCCGAAGAACTTTATAAAATGTCAAGCTGATCTGTAATTGAATTtgcaaagaaaaatgtaaaaacatGATGTATTACCTGCAAAGCTTATAGTACATTTTTGAACAAAATGGTCTTAAGTTATTTCCTTCAGTTATCACTTGGGAAATCAAGAAAAATCACTTATGTGTATTATCTAATTTGTAAACCAACAAAAACATACCATTAGAGCAAAACCTGGCACTTCCATCCTCTGGTCTCAGGACAATGATGACACCATGTCCTGGGAGTATGGGCTAAAACATTTAGCAGGAATTCTGCTGAAAATTCCCAGGAAGTAGTCCCAGGAATACTGGGAAAGGTGGTAGAGGAAGGGAATAattattggggtttttttcaagtaagctgctttgagaattttatatttttattttaagactgGAGAGCTCATCTATGTTTGAATTTGCTTGTTTTGTTGTAAACCAGTACatgcaatgggggtgggggaggtgaagAAATACATGACAACCATTGTCAGAGAAAAGCCATAGCACCAGGCTGTCAGGATTAAGTGGTAAAATGTATCTTTGGTTCCTTCTGTCACCTGGGAATTTAGTATCAATGCAGGATCCTGGGAATTTAGTATCAATGCAGGATCCAGAAGAACCTACCTGTACATGTAGTGCTGTAGGAGGAATGCAGCCTCATTTAGGACAGATAACACCAATGTCCTTCCAATTCTAGGAGGGCTTGCCATCATAAACTTTATCTTGTCTAGATTAAGTTTTAACTTGTTAGCCCTGAATTAATGGAACACTGACTGGGAGTTAATTTCACACAAGTAACATATTAGATGCAAGGATGCCAAAAAAATCTGAgaaaatattttgcctttaaaaaaccTCTACCTCAAATTTGGTGACAGAATGAAACATCAGCATCCAGCACTGTGCTCCACCATCTTCTGGTGCCAGCTGGTGGTTGCTCTAGCAATAGCACCAGCAGCAAattccttttcctccttttttgggGCTAATATATCCTCAGCATGAATTTAGTTGGGTATTTTAGTCTCCTAGCTTTAAAGAAATGGAAATGGCTCCTTGTCATGCCTCGTAGCGGGCAGGCATGGTGGATTTGGTATTCAAGATGATTTtcaggttagaaaattcctttTAAAAGACGACAACAGGGAGAACGGAAAATTTCCACCTTTTCATTCTTCATTTAAAGACACTCAGGGCTACATCTCACATTTGATAACAATGCTGTAAACTGTGTGCTTACACTGCCTACTGTCTCTTTACATGGCTGATGTTTGCCTGAGTTCATCAGCTGGCTCCAGAGAAGTCACATATCTAGAGCTTACAATGTAATTTCAAAGCATCAGAATATGCTCCACACAGGTAGAAGGAAATACAGCATGCGAGGAAAGGAGTGCTACATACACATTTATCTTTTTGAATTCTACAAGACCCaaaacatgatttttaaaagttCTGCTAAGGTTATATATCAGGCCttgacaaatgggggggggggtttcctaggAATCTGCCCAgaaatttaggagccagactcCTTTTTCAGCCTTCAAGGTTTGGTGCTTTAATGCCCatgtttttaaattattgctATCACAACaccttatagaatcacagaattggcagagaccacaagggtcatctagtccaaccccctgcacaatgcaggaaatccccccacaccctcaatgacccctactccatgcccatatcctcttccatttttttgaaattttactAGAGCTATGGCAAAAGTAGTGTTTATAAATAAATTCATGCTTGTCATCAACCCAACATGAaactggttaagaaatgaatCCATCCACCACCATTGAGCAGTGTGGTATTAAGTAAACAAGCAGTGACAAGAACGTCATGTACATTTTTATTTCATAAAAAATAACATTATGATGCAAAGAGATAAATAAGCTTTGAACGTCCCCTGAAAATTGCTGAGAGATGCTACAATAAAATCACTGCAGAAAATACTAAGCACCACAGTGAAATTTCTAGGCACTAGGGCAACAGTGCCTGGGTTCTGTTGAGCTCTGTTAAATTATTTACATAATCAAATATATCATATGCATCTCTTATTTAGTGTGCCTTACAGATGCCTGAGTAGAATGGTAGTTCTACTGattctatatattttttataaaatcTGTATCTGTTAAGCTTTATTTTCCTTTTACCAATTAATGAGGATTCcttgtatttttaattttagtGTTCACAATACCATCTTTTTAGTTCTATCTAGATATATACTTGAAAAACTTAAGGAAAAACCGGACAAAAACCTGGTTATTAGGTACAAAACTGTTCAAACAGGGCCGTTCTGATCTGCATACAGATTTACACAGCAGCTGAAACTGTAAAAACACTTTATACAAATTAATGGAAATACCACTAGAAAAATCAGGAAATAATCAAAATAGGTATTCTTCTATACAGTTCACTTGTCTAGGAAAGATACTGTGGCCACTGATAATACTGAACATTCTTCTGCTTCCTAGGCAGGCACTTCAATTTGAAATTAAATGTTTACAACATCAAACAGAATGACTAATCCTTCCTATTGAATTAAGAGCACTATGGAACAAATCCTAGAATCAGAGCAATGTAGATTCATTCAAAAATGAAACAAGTCTTAATTTTGTATGCCATCATCACTAAGTGATACCTATTTCATAGCTCTTAACTGAGTATATGATGATGTCCACATGTGCAGAAAGCGGCTTCAAGAGTCTCTAGGAAGCAGTAGGCTTTATTAAGAACACAGAAATGCTTTCATTGTCAAGGAAAAAATGATGGGGAAACTCTGTACCTGTCACATTCAAGCTGCTCCGGCCACACAATTCCAAAAGTGTCCATCTGTTGTTTACAGTCCGAGTACACTCTTTCACAAAGACTTCGGCATGGGTAGAGCACATGATTTTGTCCCATACAGGAAGGTACAAACGCTTTGCATAAAAATGTGCGGACTTCAGGAGAGCATCGAATATTCAAGAGAGGAACAAATGgctttgggggaaaaacaaatatttttactacaaagttattttaaaatgccTTAAAGCTAAGCAAAGCTGACTTTAATCAACATAGCCTACATTCCTTTTCATATAGAAATGACATCGTCTTGATACAGATCAGACGTATTACCAAAaatatgtgggggggagatgttTGAGGTCTGCACCCCCCTTCTTCTTCCATCACTCACACTCCTGCCCTATCAGCCTCCCTTGTTACAGTCCTTCTCTAGCTGCTTGAAACCCTGGCCCAGGGAAGAGTAACATTCAAAGTGATGCTGGACTGATAGACCATCTGGTTTGGTTTCTTCAGtgatggtgggggtggggcatcATGTTTCAAAATACATAAATGGGAAATGTGGACACAAAGGAAAGTAGTTACTACATTCCAGTTAATACATAATATTAATACATAATATAGACATTTTGCTGCATTAAAGCAATTGCTATACTTGTGGCGATTAGTCTGATCAAGAGTCAGGTTCCATTTTgttaaatatttgtttttaaaaccgTAGATTGGATCCAACGAAGCATGAGCGCAAGGGTGTTCACACATATTTGCAGACAGCCCCCAACAACCTCTAGAGATCTCTGAAAAACTAGACTCATGTGGAACAAGACACTTGGCTCAAGGAGTGAGGAGAGATAACAAAATGCCT
Coding sequences:
- the FZD6 gene encoding frizzled-6, whose translation is MGIFVHLLTWSLILKLICGHSSFTCEPITIPRCSEMAYNMTYFPNIMEHYDQDMAEKHMVPFVPLLNIRCSPEVRTFLCKAFVPSCMGQNHVLYPCRSLCERVYSDCKQQMDTFGIVWPEQLECDRLKDCDETVPVSASPTVRTPDTRKTPGQPRRDYGFWCPRHLQTSSGQGYKFLGIDHCAPPCPNMYFSDHELDVAKSFIGIVSIFCLCATLFTFLTFLIDVKRFRYPERPIIYYSVCCSIVSLVYFLGFVLGNRTACSKGDEKLRTGETVVLGSQNKGCTIVFMALYFFTMAGTVWWVILTVTWFLAAGRKWSCEAIEQKAMWFHAIAWGMPGFLTIMLLAMNKVEGDNISGVCFVGLYDLDASRYFVLLPLCLCVIVGLSLLLAGIISLNHVRQVIQNDGRNQEKLKKFMIRIGVFSGLYLVPLVMLLGCYIYEQVYRKIWETTWVADHCDEFHIPCPYQVKMLKRPEIILFLMKYLMTLIVGISPVFWVGSKKTCSEWAGFFNRNRKRDPISESRRVLQESCEFFLKHNSKAKHKKKHYKSSSHKLKVISKSMGTSTGVTTNHGTSAVAIANHDYLSQETFTEIKSLPETSGREMEADGVPSQKAEKEGCACSEQSALQISSGSKVALEQMEKRRKTDNSQDMISLSESTKRMLEGRTTPKSDITEGLPLQVSHPHLDVSQPETTKGSILLLPHSSPDSRKAPESGNSSNA